Proteins encoded together in one Rubripirellula reticaptiva window:
- a CDS encoding NADPH-dependent assimilatory sulfite reductase hemoprotein subunit, whose translation MSTDTPKLSPVEKIKTASHYLKGTIGEEVADPVDHFNKDNLQLLKFHGSYQQDDRDSRGAAKKEGGGKSYSMMLRLRIPGGRITSDQFLSMLDACEELGNSTMKITTRQTIQLHGILKDNLQPTIKRINDLALSTLAACGDVNRNIMCCPAKRTGNVHSQIEALTDELTTAMAPQTSAYHELWLTDPETGEKTLEGGGTAPVVHGRVSGDEVEPLYGSTYLPRKFKMGIGFPDDNCVDLYTQDIGLLAIVRDDNVIGYNVLVGGGMGTTPSAAKTFPALAKRMAFATPEQVVGVCQCVLQVQRDNGNRADRKVARLKYLIADWGVEKFRSEVEKYYGEKLADCTPDDVHEVDDHMGWQPQGDGKWSYGLNIENGRLYDNDDQQLKAGLRAVCREFKTEIRMTGHQSVIFTDIEEADKAKLISLIKQSHMPTTEETSTVRRWSMSCVALPTCGLAITESERRLPSIIDGLEAPLAKLGLAKERFTIRMTGCPNGCARPYNADIALVGKAKDKYTVFTGGGWLGNRLAVVYKDLVPDDIVIDELIAIFAAFKVNREGTESLGDFCSRVGPEDLAVLAAAAPKP comes from the coding sequence ATGTCTACCGACACACCAAAATTAAGCCCCGTTGAAAAGATCAAGACTGCCAGCCACTACTTGAAAGGCACGATTGGTGAAGAAGTCGCCGATCCGGTTGACCATTTCAACAAAGACAATTTGCAGTTGCTGAAGTTCCACGGATCCTACCAGCAGGACGACCGAGATTCGCGCGGCGCCGCGAAGAAAGAGGGGGGCGGTAAATCGTACAGCATGATGCTGCGACTGCGGATTCCCGGTGGGCGAATCACGTCAGATCAGTTCTTGTCGATGCTGGACGCTTGCGAAGAGCTCGGCAATTCGACGATGAAAATCACGACTCGCCAAACGATTCAGTTGCACGGCATCCTGAAAGACAATCTGCAGCCGACGATCAAACGCATCAATGATCTGGCGCTGTCAACGCTAGCGGCCTGCGGCGACGTGAACCGAAACATCATGTGCTGCCCTGCCAAGCGGACTGGCAATGTGCATTCCCAAATCGAAGCGTTGACCGACGAACTGACCACGGCGATGGCGCCTCAAACGAGTGCCTATCACGAGCTTTGGTTGACGGATCCTGAAACGGGCGAAAAGACACTCGAGGGCGGCGGTACGGCGCCAGTCGTTCACGGCCGAGTCAGTGGTGACGAAGTCGAACCGCTTTATGGATCGACGTATCTGCCACGTAAGTTCAAGATGGGGATTGGCTTCCCCGACGATAATTGTGTCGACCTGTACACCCAGGACATCGGCTTGCTCGCCATCGTCCGCGACGACAACGTGATTGGTTACAACGTGTTGGTCGGTGGCGGCATGGGGACGACCCCATCGGCCGCAAAGACTTTCCCGGCGCTGGCCAAGCGAATGGCCTTTGCGACGCCTGAGCAAGTCGTCGGTGTTTGCCAGTGTGTCTTGCAAGTTCAACGCGACAACGGGAACCGAGCGGATCGAAAAGTTGCGCGGCTGAAGTACTTGATCGCTGACTGGGGTGTCGAAAAGTTCCGCAGCGAAGTCGAAAAGTACTACGGCGAAAAACTGGCCGATTGCACGCCTGATGACGTTCATGAAGTGGATGATCACATGGGGTGGCAACCCCAGGGTGATGGCAAGTGGTCGTATGGTTTGAACATCGAAAACGGTCGCCTGTACGACAATGATGATCAGCAATTGAAGGCGGGGCTGCGAGCAGTTTGTCGCGAATTCAAAACTGAAATTCGGATGACCGGCCACCAAAGCGTGATCTTCACTGACATCGAAGAAGCGGACAAAGCCAAGCTGATCAGTTTGATCAAGCAAAGCCACATGCCAACGACCGAAGAAACCAGCACGGTGCGTCGTTGGTCGATGTCGTGCGTGGCACTGCCGACGTGCGGTTTGGCGATCACGGAAAGCGAACGACGTCTGCCCAGCATCATCGATGGACTGGAAGCCCCGCTTGCAAAGTTGGGTTTGGCGAAAGAACGGTTCACGATTCGGATGACGGGTTGCCCCAACGGTTGTGCTCGCCCCTACAACGCCGATATTGCCTTGGTTGGAAAAGCCAAAGACAAATACACCGTTTTCACGGGCGGCGGATGGTTGGGCAATCGGTTGGCAGTCGTCTACAAAGACTTAGTGCCTGACGACATCGTCATTGACGAACTGATCGCCATCTTCGCCGCGTTCAAAGTGAACCGTGAGGGCACCGAATCGCTCGGCGATTTTTGCAGCCGTGTCGGACCAGAAGACTTGGCCGTGTTGGCCGCCGCAGCACCGAAACCTTAG
- a CDS encoding pseudouridine synthase: MPRKTAQKRPANSTEESSSLRLQRVLAGAGFGSRRQCEELIEDGRVHVDGVVVDKLGTTVDASVQKILVDGQPLRKQKVVYYAVNKPVGVVTTNRDPQGRPRVVDLVPPDERVFPVGRLDLSSEGLIVLTNDGELAQKLTHPSIGVKKIYRVVVAGKVENETMKKMREGIYIAEGFVKVDGAKLLKAKARSTELEITLSEGKNREIRRILARLGHKVQQLRRIAVGPLKLGDIPPGAYRVLRREEIDKLWATIEAAENTPTPRHTKKKTAGPGRSTKKKASTKFGGATKKFTGSNAKSGGKTTVRSAGKSTGKKAGPATKSAAPLNTPIKPSGSGAIIGGDSKPLVDRSKLKEHVVKARPTGAQRKEAAGGTDSRSAGGRGKPTKGRPGKGRTNQRRTKKR; the protein is encoded by the coding sequence ATGCCTCGCAAAACCGCTCAAAAACGCCCCGCCAATTCCACGGAAGAGTCCTCGTCACTGCGGCTGCAACGCGTTTTGGCTGGCGCGGGCTTTGGTTCCCGGCGTCAGTGCGAGGAATTGATCGAGGATGGACGCGTCCACGTCGATGGCGTTGTCGTCGACAAATTGGGCACAACTGTGGACGCTAGCGTCCAAAAAATCTTGGTCGATGGTCAACCTTTGCGAAAGCAAAAAGTCGTCTACTACGCGGTCAACAAGCCCGTCGGTGTGGTCACTACCAACCGCGATCCACAGGGACGGCCGCGTGTCGTTGACCTGGTCCCGCCGGACGAACGTGTTTTTCCAGTCGGCCGGCTCGACCTTAGTAGCGAAGGGCTGATCGTATTGACCAACGATGGCGAGCTGGCACAAAAGCTGACTCACCCCAGTATCGGTGTCAAGAAAATCTATCGCGTCGTAGTGGCCGGCAAAGTCGAAAACGAAACGATGAAGAAGATGCGGGAAGGCATCTACATCGCCGAAGGGTTTGTCAAAGTTGACGGTGCCAAGCTGTTGAAAGCAAAGGCTCGATCAACCGAACTGGAAATCACGCTAAGCGAAGGCAAGAACCGCGAGATTCGCCGGATCCTGGCCCGACTTGGCCACAAGGTCCAACAATTGCGCCGCATCGCGGTTGGGCCGCTGAAACTGGGCGACATTCCACCGGGCGCTTACCGAGTTTTGCGGCGAGAAGAAATCGACAAGCTGTGGGCGACCATCGAGGCCGCCGAGAACACGCCGACCCCACGACACACCAAGAAAAAGACCGCCGGCCCGGGACGTTCAACCAAAAAGAAAGCGTCCACAAAGTTTGGTGGCGCGACCAAGAAATTTACCGGTTCGAATGCAAAGTCTGGCGGCAAAACGACAGTCAGATCGGCCGGCAAGTCGACTGGCAAGAAAGCGGGGCCTGCAACCAAGTCGGCTGCGCCGCTGAACACGCCGATCAAACCATCGGGATCGGGTGCGATTATTGGTGGTGACTCGAAGCCACTGGTCGACCGATCAAAATTAAAAGAACACGTCGTCAAAGCCAGACCCACAGGCGCACAGCGTAAAGAAGCCGCAGGCGGAACCGATTCGCGATCCGCCGGCGGCAGAGGCAAGCCGACGAAGGGGAGACCGGGCAAAGGACGGACCAACCAACGACGCACCAAGAAACGCTAA
- a CDS encoding membrane or secreted protein — MSCCRFAPLLGLVLSAIFVAAIGGCRGNNFLAPPGSMNQQQANAIAHDPFPQSGIAPDDMASRPPDYQQPLPEAVRNRLVPDAMPWLGR, encoded by the coding sequence ATGTCTTGTTGCCGATTCGCCCCCCTACTTGGACTCGTCCTGTCCGCGATTTTTGTCGCCGCGATCGGGGGATGCCGAGGCAATAACTTCCTCGCACCGCCTGGTTCGATGAACCAGCAACAGGCCAACGCGATCGCTCACGATCCGTTCCCTCAAAGCGGTATCGCCCCCGATGACATGGCGTCACGTCCGCCGGATTACCAGCAACCGCTGCCCGAAGCCGTACGAAATCGCCTGGTTCCCGACGCGATGCCTTGGCTCGGCCGATAG
- the tatC gene encoding twin-arginine translocase subunit TatC, which produces MDRLARPKDDLFDNSTMTFGEHLDELRQCLVKAIMWLVIGMMGGLFFADSVILFIQRPLESAIREFQADRDLYQMGYDPKSEEVKPLQAFLSGGSLIAEVVYDVPEEYQKLTMDSLRVSSSLPTDTNGEPAGASQTEAQVTIEPSELADILGSLPDPNQLKPRIQFRQNKTGLSSLKVEEPFMIWVKAGLIVGAVFASPMIFYHIWAFVAAGMHDHERRYVYVYLPISVILFVAGVVLAFFLVLHYVLAFLLAFNGSMDVAIEPRLSYYVNFVLMLPLGFGIAFQLPLVMLFLQRIGILETQAFIDSWKVAVLVIFVISMVVTPADVTSMVALAIPLTFLYLLGILMCMFIPRGRGLGSDAYDPA; this is translated from the coding sequence GTGGACCGATTGGCTCGCCCCAAAGACGACCTGTTTGATAACTCAACGATGACCTTCGGGGAACACCTCGATGAGCTTCGCCAATGCTTGGTGAAAGCCATCATGTGGTTGGTGATCGGCATGATGGGCGGTCTGTTTTTCGCCGACAGCGTGATTTTATTCATTCAGCGGCCACTGGAGAGCGCGATTCGCGAATTTCAGGCTGACCGCGATCTGTATCAAATGGGCTACGACCCCAAATCGGAGGAAGTCAAGCCGCTGCAGGCGTTCTTGTCGGGCGGCTCGCTGATCGCCGAAGTCGTTTACGATGTGCCCGAGGAATATCAGAAATTAACGATGGACTCGTTGCGAGTTTCGTCGTCGTTGCCGACTGACACGAACGGCGAACCAGCCGGAGCTTCCCAGACGGAGGCTCAGGTCACGATCGAGCCTAGTGAGCTGGCGGACATCTTGGGATCGTTACCTGATCCCAATCAACTGAAACCACGGATTCAGTTTCGTCAAAATAAGACCGGCCTTAGCTCTCTGAAGGTCGAAGAGCCGTTCATGATCTGGGTCAAGGCTGGCTTGATCGTCGGCGCCGTTTTTGCCTCGCCGATGATCTTCTATCACATCTGGGCATTTGTCGCCGCAGGCATGCACGACCATGAACGACGGTACGTCTATGTCTACCTTCCGATCAGCGTGATCTTGTTTGTTGCGGGCGTCGTGTTGGCGTTCTTTCTAGTGCTGCACTACGTGCTCGCGTTCTTGCTGGCGTTCAACGGTTCGATGGACGTCGCGATCGAACCGCGGCTTTCGTACTACGTCAATTTCGTGCTGATGTTGCCGCTTGGGTTCGGCATCGCATTCCAGTTGCCGCTCGTGATGCTGTTCTTGCAACGAATCGGGATTCTAGAAACGCAAGCTTTCATCGACAGTTGGAAAGTCGCAGTACTGGTGATCTTTGTGATCTCGATGGTCGTGACACCAGCCGACGTGACCAGCATGGTGGCGCTTGCGATTCCGCTAACGTTTCTGTATTTGCTAGGCATTCTGATGTGCATGTTTATCCCCCGAGGCCGAGGTTTAGGCAGCGACGCCTACGATCCGGCCTAA
- a CDS encoding type I phosphomannose isomerase catalytic subunit produces MQPYPLSFRPVLKQTIWGGRRLGQQLGKPIGDESNYAESWEVVDHGDDQSIVANGELAGQTLASVIANHRKWLLGKHVPDGPFPLLLKYLDCNRVLSVQVHPDDAYALKMPKPDLGKTEAWFVVAADPGSLIYAGLKQGVDQQMLREAIAAGQTEQALHSFNPSIGDVVFIPAGTIHALGAGLLIAEIQQSSDTTFRLFDWNRVDERGNSRPLHVDQSLSVTDYVSGPVAPRRCEEGVAGWQTMVECDKFVMQVMEEGTAKVGGDGKFHILTVPRGTVTLSVAGQSMKLDAGATVMLPAAIGSCNVAVQAAGTAVMSSHLPD; encoded by the coding sequence ATGCAACCTTATCCGCTCAGTTTTCGACCTGTCCTAAAGCAAACCATTTGGGGTGGCCGACGTCTCGGCCAGCAGCTGGGCAAACCCATCGGCGACGAATCAAACTATGCTGAATCGTGGGAAGTGGTCGACCATGGCGACGACCAAAGCATCGTTGCAAACGGCGAGCTTGCCGGCCAAACACTGGCCAGCGTGATTGCAAACCACCGCAAATGGCTGCTTGGAAAACACGTGCCCGATGGCCCATTTCCGCTGCTTTTAAAATACTTGGATTGCAACCGAGTCCTATCGGTTCAGGTGCATCCCGACGATGCCTATGCTCTGAAAATGCCCAAACCGGACCTTGGCAAAACCGAAGCCTGGTTTGTGGTCGCGGCGGATCCGGGCAGCCTGATCTATGCGGGGCTGAAACAGGGCGTCGACCAGCAAATGCTGCGTGAAGCAATCGCAGCCGGACAGACGGAACAGGCTTTGCATTCGTTCAATCCCTCGATCGGCGACGTCGTCTTCATTCCGGCTGGCACGATTCACGCGTTGGGCGCGGGATTGTTGATCGCCGAAATCCAGCAGTCCAGCGATACCACATTTCGACTGTTTGACTGGAACCGAGTCGACGAACGGGGGAACAGCCGTCCACTGCATGTCGACCAGAGCCTATCGGTGACCGATTACGTGTCGGGGCCAGTTGCCCCGCGTCGATGCGAGGAAGGCGTTGCGGGCTGGCAAACGATGGTCGAGTGCGACAAGTTCGTGATGCAAGTGATGGAAGAAGGCACGGCAAAAGTTGGCGGCGACGGGAAGTTTCACATCCTGACGGTTCCACGCGGCACCGTAACCCTTTCGGTGGCAGGCCAATCGATGAAGCTCGATGCGGGCGCTACAGTGATGCTGCCAGCGGCAATTGGTTCTTGCAACGTCGCGGTCCAAGCCGCCGGCACGGCCGTGATGTCATCGCATTTGCCGGATTGA
- a CDS encoding class I adenylate-forming enzyme family protein, translating into MPYRRLIDAFDFHVADRGDAVALIARSRSSGQLITSTWKQLDRLIHERSAFFANRHFGHAHPDNSHEQVVDILAMMRYGVMEACVDPELISVDEMQTASPEAALVLQTSGTTSTPKGVVLTHTNLLGNAAAKLTAVPQSTDDVRLTVLPLSHAYARTSDFGTWMISGCKLAVTLGFDGLRDFAPIVHPTLMNVVPSIAYQLLDSDTDLAAMGLGRLRLLGCGGAPISAVTFDLFKRLGITVIQGYGLTETGPVICSATPENATAGLVGDFVDGWQHEIRSGELYVRGPHVMQGYWNDETATRAKIDSGGWLRTGDLVERDEETGQLRILGRVDDVLVMDNGRKISPNSIQRDLEQVAGVNHAMLVWRGRLECWIDGDMNEDSIRKTLSQYPHCRHATLHRFDPPLSAEHAELTAKGTIRRNAIMARWNSE; encoded by the coding sequence GTGCCCTACCGACGTCTAATTGATGCCTTTGATTTTCACGTCGCCGATCGTGGCGACGCGGTCGCTTTGATCGCTCGCTCGCGCTCTTCGGGTCAGTTGATCACGTCAACTTGGAAACAGCTTGACCGTTTGATCCACGAGCGATCAGCATTCTTTGCAAACCGCCACTTCGGTCACGCCCACCCCGACAACTCGCACGAGCAAGTCGTCGATATTCTGGCAATGATGCGATACGGAGTGATGGAAGCTTGTGTTGATCCTGAACTGATCTCCGTTGATGAAATGCAAACGGCATCGCCAGAGGCAGCGCTCGTCCTGCAAACCAGCGGCACCACGTCGACGCCCAAGGGAGTCGTCTTGACGCACACGAACTTGCTTGGCAACGCGGCTGCAAAATTGACGGCCGTCCCTCAATCAACCGACGACGTGCGGCTGACCGTCCTACCGCTTTCGCATGCGTACGCCCGTACAAGCGACTTTGGTACTTGGATGATCAGCGGTTGCAAGTTGGCAGTGACCCTTGGGTTTGATGGGCTGCGTGATTTTGCGCCGATCGTGCATCCAACCCTGATGAATGTCGTGCCATCGATCGCCTATCAATTGCTTGATTCCGACACCGACCTCGCCGCGATGGGATTGGGCCGACTGCGATTGCTCGGCTGTGGCGGCGCACCGATTTCGGCGGTCACGTTTGATCTGTTCAAACGACTCGGCATCACCGTGATTCAAGGATACGGATTGACCGAAACCGGGCCAGTGATCTGCAGTGCGACGCCTGAGAATGCGACGGCTGGTTTGGTTGGTGATTTTGTTGACGGATGGCAACACGAAATCCGTAGCGGTGAACTGTACGTCCGCGGGCCGCATGTGATGCAGGGCTACTGGAACGACGAAACTGCAACGCGAGCGAAAATCGACTCGGGCGGCTGGCTGCGAACGGGAGACTTAGTCGAGCGTGATGAAGAGACCGGACAGCTCCGTATTCTCGGCCGAGTGGATGATGTGTTGGTGATGGACAACGGCCGAAAGATCTCACCCAATTCGATTCAGCGCGACCTTGAACAAGTCGCCGGCGTGAACCACGCGATGTTGGTTTGGCGGGGGCGACTGGAATGCTGGATCGATGGAGACATGAACGAAGATTCGATTCGAAAAACTCTCAGCCAGTATCCCCATTGTCGCCACGCGACGCTTCATCGCTTCGATCCGCCTCTGTCGGCCGAGCATGCCGAGCTAACCGCCAAGGGAACGATCCGACGAAACGCGATCATGGCCAGATGGAATAGCGAGTGA
- a CDS encoding dihydroorotate dehydrogenase electron transfer subunit: protein MSKLHAEYYADSMKQVDGAIELNELIGEGTYRVRIAAPEIAAQVAPGQFVMIRIKGLNSPLIGRALAVYDVVADDDGSLRCIDLVYLKKGVLTTALANCQVGTEVTVWGPLGNGFSNRQCDHLIMAVGGIGQTPMLLLGQEALGTRSFGCDRASGWAEKVELIYGARRASLLAGVDDFKAAGFDVTLCTDDGSIGEKRLVPDVLAERLSKIQAGTRIRVVTCGPEIMMQKVAEACEAAGVDCQVSMETPMACGIGICFSCVAKVRQDDGDWDYKRTCVEGPIFDAEKLCWD, encoded by the coding sequence ATGTCGAAACTACACGCCGAGTATTACGCCGATTCGATGAAACAAGTCGACGGCGCGATTGAACTGAATGAACTGATCGGCGAAGGAACCTACCGCGTCCGCATCGCCGCACCCGAGATCGCAGCGCAAGTTGCCCCCGGTCAATTTGTGATGATCCGAATCAAGGGGCTCAATTCTCCACTGATCGGACGCGCCCTGGCGGTCTACGATGTCGTCGCCGACGACGACGGATCGCTCCGGTGCATCGACTTGGTTTACCTTAAAAAAGGCGTGTTAACGACGGCGCTGGCGAACTGCCAGGTCGGTACCGAAGTCACGGTGTGGGGACCGCTCGGCAACGGATTCTCCAACCGCCAATGCGACCACTTGATCATGGCGGTCGGCGGCATTGGGCAAACGCCCATGCTGTTGCTCGGCCAAGAAGCGCTCGGCACGCGATCGTTCGGCTGTGATCGTGCGTCCGGTTGGGCCGAAAAAGTAGAACTGATCTACGGTGCTAGGCGAGCTAGCCTGTTGGCCGGCGTTGACGATTTCAAAGCCGCGGGTTTCGATGTCACTTTGTGCACCGACGATGGCTCGATCGGCGAGAAGCGATTGGTGCCGGATGTTTTGGCCGAACGACTATCGAAAATCCAGGCGGGGACACGAATCCGCGTGGTCACCTGCGGCCCTGAAATCATGATGCAGAAAGTGGCCGAGGCGTGTGAAGCGGCCGGCGTCGATTGCCAAGTCAGCATGGAAACACCGATGGCCTGCGGTATCGGAATCTGTTTTTCGTGCGTCGCCAAAGTCCGCCAAGATGACGGCGATTGGGACTACAAACGAACGTGCGTCGAAGGGCCAATTTTCGACGCAGAGAAGCTTTGCTGGGACTGA
- the folD gene encoding bifunctional methylenetetrahydrofolate dehydrogenase/methenyltetrahydrofolate cyclohydrolase FolD, translated as MTATLLDGKKIAAEIREEVGVKVKEFVQSGGPTPCLTAVLVGEDPASQVYVRNKSRACEKAGIDGRTLRLPVETTEQELLDVVRNLNADPAVHGILVQLPLPKDGNGGKGFDERLVLDAVDPRKDVDAFSPVNVGLLMQGRPRFLPCTPHGIVQLLHRENLSVAGKHVVVVGRSDIVGKPMAMMLAQRDGSCGPKVANATVTIAHSRTANLAEICRSADVLVAAVGVPEMIGGDMISDGAVVIDVGINRVADGAGGYKLVGDVNFDEAAKKASAITPVPGGVGPLTIAMLLHNTLLAAQAIFKK; from the coding sequence ATGACAGCGACACTGTTGGACGGCAAAAAGATCGCGGCAGAGATCCGAGAGGAAGTGGGGGTCAAGGTCAAGGAATTCGTCCAGTCGGGTGGTCCGACACCCTGCTTGACCGCCGTTTTAGTTGGCGAAGACCCTGCCAGCCAGGTTTACGTCCGAAATAAATCACGGGCCTGTGAAAAGGCTGGCATCGACGGCCGAACCCTGCGTTTGCCAGTCGAAACGACCGAGCAGGAACTGCTCGACGTGGTCCGAAACCTGAACGCCGACCCCGCCGTTCACGGGATTTTGGTGCAATTGCCGTTACCCAAGGATGGCAACGGCGGCAAAGGATTTGACGAACGACTGGTTCTCGATGCGGTCGACCCACGCAAGGACGTTGACGCATTTTCGCCCGTCAATGTGGGACTTCTGATGCAAGGACGCCCACGTTTTCTGCCTTGCACGCCCCACGGAATCGTCCAATTGCTGCATCGCGAGAACCTGTCCGTCGCCGGCAAACATGTTGTCGTGGTCGGGCGCAGCGACATTGTCGGCAAGCCGATGGCAATGATGTTGGCCCAGCGTGATGGTTCCTGTGGCCCGAAAGTCGCCAACGCCACGGTCACGATCGCTCACAGCCGGACAGCAAACTTAGCTGAGATTTGTCGGTCAGCAGACGTTTTGGTGGCGGCGGTTGGTGTGCCGGAAATGATTGGCGGCGACATGATTTCGGACGGTGCCGTGGTGATCGACGTGGGTATCAACCGAGTCGCCGACGGTGCGGGCGGCTACAAGTTGGTGGGCGACGTGAATTTTGACGAAGCAGCCAAAAAAGCGTCCGCGATCACGCCAGTACCTGGCGGCGTCGGCCCGCTGACGATTGCGATGCTGCTGCACAACACATTGCTAGCCGCGCAGGCCATTTTCAAAAAATAG
- a CDS encoding NHL repeat-containing protein → MTTHVFDASGQFMHQCVLGPDQFRGEICWPAISISDEGTVSLSVSGPEYTARLFRFDANGKPICQFSFDVDSDEVFPQPGTDRVVAVTYEEIHLLDRHGKLIRKIEHRPDGQWVVYPQNLTFAKDGSFAVISDRTVCIFSSDATPINHFDLPPPVTHCSKIAINKDRVVAVSDRDLTIQDRTGKLIQCTKLGVDRKDAHPCFSVDESELLLIPRAGTQVTRYAIP, encoded by the coding sequence GTGACTACACATGTGTTTGATGCATCGGGGCAGTTCATGCACCAGTGTGTGCTAGGTCCGGATCAGTTTCGCGGCGAAATTTGCTGGCCCGCCATTTCGATCAGCGACGAGGGCACGGTCTCGCTCTCCGTTAGCGGTCCAGAGTATACGGCTCGCTTGTTCCGATTCGATGCAAATGGCAAGCCAATTTGTCAATTTTCATTCGATGTGGATTCGGATGAAGTGTTCCCCCAACCGGGAACCGATCGCGTTGTCGCAGTGACGTACGAAGAAATCCACTTGCTGGATCGTCATGGGAAATTGATTCGCAAAATCGAACACCGTCCGGATGGACAGTGGGTGGTCTATCCGCAAAACCTCACCTTCGCCAAGGACGGTTCGTTTGCGGTCATCTCGGATCGCACCGTTTGCATTTTCTCAAGTGATGCCACGCCGATCAACCATTTTGATCTGCCGCCACCGGTGACACATTGCTCGAAAATTGCAATCAACAAAGACCGTGTGGTGGCGGTCAGTGATCGTGATCTGACCATCCAGGATCGAACCGGAAAATTGATTCAGTGCACCAAGCTTGGCGTAGATCGGAAGGACGCGCATCCCTGTTTTTCTGTGGATGAATCGGAACTGTTGTTGATCCCTCGTGCAGGAACGCAAGTGACTCGGTACGCGATACCTTGA